The Bacteroidales bacterium WCE2008 genome includes a region encoding these proteins:
- a CDS encoding Putative porin, with protein sequence MRNILKKIWFPVVVVSVAAIQTFGMDISRNTGFRSQVIAEAPDTVIYVNNVYSGFRTKGDKAAADSLEGFLEEVGDTTFISARDTMKVPDSLRLTDPFRYRYYVAIKDSLTHVIVRDSLRAAGDSIDWPKLDSLYFADSTLQAKIRFEKWYNSLDKQSRKRYDYEQKMKRQQHMADSIMAIKDSLRAIRDSIRENTPRILSAYAIPDSMQYKRVITWNRDKFFSKLELHPLDTGFNYWFHDYPFTRKDINVTYLGPAGSPVQYYDFFKRGSVEGVSFYEPLEAYAPSPSTLTMYNTKTPYTELAYWGTLLANTDRSEDDVHVLTTQNITPELNLALSYDRFGAAGMLDKERTDNKVFSAYGNYLGKRYTAHFGYIYNKVRRQENGGLTDSFFIRDTTLKSREIPIMLKEANSVVVKNTVFLDQTYRIPLTFIKDLLHAKDTSYKKAAADSLVRDVTTAFIGHSSEYSTFRRIYTDKISQKGIDTLARHFYHDNFFINPVQSYDSTRVMKLENKVFIRLQPWAQDAVVSTVDAGIGNRILSHYLFTPDSYLYKPSNTVWNSTYIYGGAGGRILDNVSWNADGYYTFLGEEINDFGISADARMDIYPFRRHRKSPLSFSAHFETSLKEPDFYLQHYYSNHFKWENDFSKISLTKIEGRLEVPHLDFAVEAGYSLLNNNTYYDTLGIVRQNTTPMHVAKVAVTKNFTLGPVHLDNRALFQVSSKEDVLPLPKLALNARWYVQFNIVRPEVMRMQIGADVSYTTKWYAPAYNPATGQFFNQTSEKFGDCPYIDAFVNVQWKRACVFIKMINVGMGWPNDSADYFSAAGYIRPQRALKFGVWWPFYTQTRKHGKASDRLSTSGK encoded by the coding sequence ATGAGGAATATATTGAAGAAAATATGGTTTCCGGTGGTCGTGGTCTCTGTGGCTGCGATCCAGACTTTCGGCATGGACATTTCGCGCAATACGGGATTCCGGTCGCAGGTCATTGCCGAAGCTCCAGATACCGTAATCTACGTCAACAACGTCTATTCGGGATTCAGGACGAAAGGGGACAAGGCTGCCGCTGACTCTCTCGAAGGTTTCCTCGAGGAAGTCGGGGATACCACCTTCATCTCTGCGAGAGATACGATGAAGGTTCCGGATTCGCTGCGTCTTACCGATCCGTTCCGTTACAGATACTATGTCGCAATCAAGGATTCCCTTACCCATGTAATCGTAAGGGATTCCCTCCGTGCGGCAGGAGACAGCATCGACTGGCCAAAGCTCGATTCCCTCTACTTCGCTGACTCTACTCTGCAGGCAAAGATCCGTTTCGAAAAGTGGTACAACAGCCTCGACAAGCAGTCTCGCAAGAGGTACGACTACGAGCAGAAGATGAAGCGCCAGCAGCATATGGCTGACAGCATCATGGCCATAAAGGACAGTCTGAGGGCTATCAGGGACAGTATCCGGGAGAATACTCCGCGTATCCTTTCCGCCTACGCCATCCCGGATTCGATGCAATACAAGAGAGTGATAACATGGAATCGCGACAAGTTCTTCAGCAAGCTCGAGCTGCATCCTCTGGATACCGGCTTCAACTACTGGTTCCATGATTACCCATTCACGCGCAAAGACATCAATGTCACCTACCTTGGACCTGCGGGTTCCCCGGTCCAGTATTACGATTTCTTCAAGCGCGGTTCTGTCGAAGGTGTCTCATTCTATGAGCCTCTGGAGGCATATGCTCCATCGCCTTCGACTCTTACGATGTACAATACCAAGACTCCGTATACGGAGCTGGCCTACTGGGGTACGTTGCTGGCGAACACCGACCGTTCGGAGGACGACGTCCATGTGCTTACGACCCAGAACATCACCCCGGAACTCAACCTTGCGCTTTCCTACGACCGTTTTGGCGCAGCCGGCATGCTCGACAAGGAAAGAACTGACAACAAGGTATTCTCCGCTTACGGAAACTATCTCGGAAAGCGTTACACCGCACACTTCGGCTATATCTACAATAAGGTGAGGAGGCAGGAGAACGGCGGACTTACCGACAGTTTCTTTATCCGGGACACTACGCTGAAGTCCAGGGAAATCCCGATCATGCTCAAAGAGGCCAATTCTGTCGTCGTAAAGAATACCGTATTCCTTGACCAGACTTACAGGATTCCTCTGACTTTCATCAAGGACCTCCTTCATGCGAAGGATACCTCTTACAAGAAAGCTGCCGCCGACTCTCTCGTCCGCGACGTGACTACCGCCTTCATCGGCCACAGCAGCGAGTATTCTACATTCAGAAGAATCTACACGGACAAGATATCCCAGAAAGGCATCGATACTCTTGCCCGCCATTTCTACCACGACAACTTCTTCATCAACCCTGTCCAGAGCTACGATTCGACGAGGGTGATGAAACTCGAGAACAAAGTCTTCATCAGACTGCAGCCTTGGGCCCAGGATGCCGTTGTCTCTACGGTCGATGCCGGAATCGGCAACCGTATCCTGTCGCACTATCTTTTTACTCCTGACAGTTACCTTTACAAACCGTCCAACACCGTGTGGAATTCCACCTACATCTATGGTGGAGCCGGCGGACGTATCCTCGATAACGTATCGTGGAACGCAGACGGATATTATACCTTCCTTGGTGAGGAGATAAATGACTTCGGAATCAGCGCTGACGCGCGGATGGATATCTATCCGTTCCGCCGCCACCGCAAGAGCCCGTTGTCGTTCAGCGCGCACTTCGAGACAAGTCTCAAGGAACCTGATTTCTATCTCCAGCACTATTACTCTAACCATTTCAAATGGGAAAACGACTTCTCTAAGATCTCCCTTACAAAGATTGAGGGAAGGCTCGAGGTTCCGCATCTGGATTTCGCCGTGGAAGCCGGTTATTCCCTGCTGAATAATAACACTTATTACGATACTCTCGGCATCGTGCGTCAGAATACCACTCCGATGCATGTCGCCAAGGTAGCGGTTACGAAAAATTTCACTCTCGGCCCTGTCCATCTCGACAACCGGGCTCTCTTCCAGGTATCCTCGAAAGAAGACGTTCTTCCGCTGCCTAAGCTGGCCCTCAATGCGAGATGGTATGTGCAGTTCAACATCGTACGTCCTGAAGTAATGCGGATGCAGATAGGCGCTGACGTTTCCTATACCACAAAATGGTACGCTCCTGCCTATAATCCTGCCACCGGACAATTCTTCAACCAGACCAGCGAGAAGTTCGGAGATTGCCCTTACATCGATGCGTTCGTCAATGTCCAGTGGAAACGGGCATGCGTATTCATCAAGATGATCAATGTCGGCATGGGCTGGCCGAACGATTCTGCTGATTACTTCAGCGCGGCGGGATATATCCGCCCTCAGCGTGCCCTGAAATTCGGCGTATGGTGGCCGTTCTACACACAGACGAGAAAGCATGGCAAAGCTAGTGACAGACTCAGCACGTCTGGCAAATAA